The genomic window GGCGATCGCACTACTGAGCAGCAGCAGCGGTGGCAGCAGGAACGCTACTAGGGAACGATGCCAACGGTAGTCGCTTAACTGGGCGGTGGGTTGCCAGCACAGGCGGATGAGTACAGCACTGGTGAGCGTTGCCCCCAACAAAAGTTCATGCATGACTATCCCTCCCGTTGTTGCCGAATTTCCCGCAGCCGTTGGGCGATCGCATCCAGCTTTTCCAAGCTGGTTTGATCCAGTTCGTCAGCAAAGGCCGCCACCATATCCACATTGCCCACGGAGAGGAAGCGGTTGAGTTGCTCGTAGGCTTGCAGCGATCGGGCCTGCTCTCGGGTAATTAGGGCTGACCAGACGTGAATTTTGTTGTCTTTTTTGCAGGTCAGCCAACCTTTATTGGTCAGTCGTTTCAGTACCGTCGTGACGGAGGTGTAGGCCAATTCGCGATCGGGGTCCTTCAAGATGCGTTGATGCACATCTTTAACCGTTGCCGTCCCCAAATCCCAAACAATATTGAGGATCTCTTGTTCCAGTGGGCCGAGGGACAGTTGGCGAGGTCGGTAATTGGGCAAACCCGTCATAACTTTGTTCAGGGGTAGTTTGGTTTAGGGGTCGTTCGGGAGTGAATGCAATTGGACATTCAATCATTTATCGATCGTCAATCATGGGTGAATCAATCAATTGGGCTACGTAAGGTTTGGCTCGGAATCCAGCGGAGTGATAGCTTCTTTTTAGAATATCTCAAGATCTCAAGCAGAGTCGTTAAGAATCCCTTTAGGAACCCCCAGGTTTCCGCTAATCCCATGCCATAATCCAAGCATTTACCCCCCTTGCTTATTTGTTTGAGGAGCTTGATAAAATGTCAATGAACCATCTATTTCGTTGGGGCCAGTCCGCAATGGCGATCGTGGCGGTGACCCTAGCGTCTACGAGTTTTGCCCCCTCGGCTCAGGCTCAAGGAATTTCAGGACAATGCCGAGCCATCAAACAACAAACTGCCGTTTTTAAAGATCGCTCTTCGACCAGTGCGGCCCTTGTCATTCTCAAGGCCGATGCCAAAGTCACGTTAGCTGAAGATGCAGCGCAGGATGGTTTAATTGCCGTCAGCGCACCGACGAAAGGCTTTGTGCAAACTGCTAACCTCAAAATGTGTCCTGGTAAGCCTCCCGTCAAGCCCGTCGAGGGTTCCTGCCGGGTGGTGACCCAAAAGCTGGGTCTCATTGTCCGGAAAGAACCCATGTCTGCCGATGTGGTGGGCGGGGTTGCCATGAATGAAAAAATTACCCTTGCCAGCCCTGCGGAAATGAAAGAGGCCAGCGATGGTCGGACTTGGGTGAAGATTGTGAAGCCCCTCGAAGGCTGGGTCTCCGAAGGGTTTACGGGGGCACCGTTTAAGAACTTCGAAGCTTGTAAATAGGCTTGTCAAGAGATCTGTGGCAGCACTTGCCTACGGGAGGTAGGAAAAAGCGCTAGATCATGGCGTCATGAACAGGGTATCGGAGCGATCGATGCCCTGTTTTTGCTGCAAGCGTTCTAGGGGCTGTGACCCTAGCTTTTACTGTAACCCCAGCTTCTACAATGGGAAGTTAGTCTTGGATGGCACCCATGGAACGTCAGCAGCAACGTCAGCAGCTTCGCCTTTTGTTATTACAAATTCGAGATCAGCCACGGGTGCGGGCGGAAGAAATTGCTAGTTTTGCGCGCTATACCGGGCTAGAACAGAGCCAGATTGATATTTTGAATGTCTTTGATACGCCGGAGTTTCCTGCCAGTGCTGCCGATGGCTACGATGGGTTATTTGTCGGTGGGGCGAGTGAGGCCAGTGTGTTGGAGCCGGAAATCTATCGATTTTTACAACCGAGCCAGCAGTTATTGCTGCGCTGCTTAGAAATCGAAATGCCCGTTTTTGCCTCCTGTTTTGGGTTTCAGTTAGCAACGGTGGCCCTGGGTGGGACGATTATCCGGGACGATCGGGATTTTGAGATGGGAACGATTCCGATTCAATTAACCGAGACAGCTTCCCAGGATCCACTATTTCACGATGCTCCCGATCCCTTTATGGCCGTGGCGGTGCATCGAGAACGGGCGATCGTGGCTCCGGAAGGTTGTCAGCCGCTGGCCTATACGTCCGCCTGTTGCCATGCCTTTCGAGTGGAGGGCAAGCCGTTTTGGGCCTTTCAGTTTCATCCAGAGGTCGATCGGGCGACGTTGGTGCAGCGACTAACGATCTACAAGCAAGCCTATACGGACAATGATGATCACCTACAACAGGTGCTGGATAGCGCGGTGGAAACGCCGGATTCTAACGACTTTTTGGCGAAGTTTGTCGATCGCATCCTGTTGGATCGATCGGGGCATTAAGGCAGTTTGCGATGAGTCTTTTCGAGCAAGGTTTGCAGCCAACGTCTGAGCGCATCTCGGTGATTATTCCAACGCTCAATGAAGCCGTTTGTTTGGGCAAAACGTTAGAGATTCTACAAGCAGCTTCGACTCAGGATATCGAAGTCATTGTGGTTGATGGGGGGAGCACCGATCGTACGGTGGAAATCGCTCAGGCAGCGGGTTGCAAGGTGATTCGATCGACTCCTGGACGGGCACAACAAATGAATATGGGAGCCGCGCAGGCATCCGGAGAAATTTTGTTATTTCTCCATGGCGATACTCAATTGCCGCAACAGTTCGATCGCCTCATCTGCGAAACCCTCGATCGAAAATCTGTGATTGCTGGAGCCTTTGAGTTGAAAATTGAGGGATCACAGTGGGGGCTGCGCTGGGTGGAATGGGGGGTGAAATGGCGATCGTCCATGTTTCAACTGCCCTATGGTGATCAAGCGCTGTTTCTCCGGGCTGACCTTTTCCGTAATCTGGGAGGCTTTCCAGCGTTGCCCATTATGGAAGATTTTGTCTTGGTGCGGCAATTAAGAAAGCGAGGACGGCTCGCGATCGTCCCCGCATCTGTGCTTACCTCAGGCCGCCGCTGGCAGACCCTTGGCATTCTTCAAACAACGCTCTGGAATCAAGTCATGATTCTGGGCTTTTATCTAGGCATTCCGCCGGAACGCCTGAAAGCTTGGTATCGACGCGATCGATCCCGGCGCGATGCAGATCATCCGGGGGGCTGAACGGTTCTAACTTGAGGTGCATCCTGACCCGGATCCCCTTTATCCCCCTTTTCACCGGGTGGGCCTTGGACGCCGGGATCCCCTTTCTCACCAGGAGGCCCTTGGATCCCTTGGGTGCCCGGATCGCCCTTCTCACCCTTGACTCCGGGTTGGCCCCGATCGCCCTTTGGCCCCCGAGGTCCCGGATCCCCTTTCTCACCCTTTTCCCCTTTTGCGGTAGGGGTTGTCTGAATTGTAGTTTCCAGTTGAGTGAGCTTGTTGCTTAGTGCATTGAATTCCGCTGTGATGCGATCGCAGGTGGTTTCCCGCATGGCTAAAGGATGGGTGGATGATTTACTGAATATCTGTGTTGCCACGGCTGCACTACCCAGTAATCCATTGAGTAACCCATAGGCCATTACGCCTACGACTGCAAAATTTGCGATAAGAGTACCCCAGTGTCCTTGTTCGACGTGATAGTTGAGGTATTGCACATAATCTCGACCCACTTGAATCAAATCATGGCCTGCTGAACCAGATTGATTTGTTTTAGATAGGTTATCAGGTTCGTTATGATTAGCATTGGGGGGATTGTTGTCATTCATGACTGACTCCCGTTAGATTAATTTATAATTAGCGATTCCATAGGTTAAGAATTCTCTTAATTAAGAACTCTCTTAGCTAAGAATTGGGTAGAGGTACTTCAGATTGGCACCTCTACCGCTGATTTTCCTTGCATGATCTATTTTTAGTGAATTGCTTGACCGGCGAACAGAGTTGTCAGTCAGCCAAGAACTAGAACAGATTACCGTTTTGCGTAGATAGAGCTTAGAGTTTAGAGAGATTAGAGTTAAGAAAGAGTTACGAAATATTGGAGTTAAGTGATTAGGATACGATCGCGGTTCAGCTGCTGCCAGCTTCACGCTTTTCATTTCAACTATTTCCCCTGCTCGATCGCGGTGGGCGATGGATTGGCAGGCGCGGTTGGGGTATTGTTAGATTTCGGGAAGACTCCCATATAAACCCCCAAGGCTAGCCCACCCAATGCGATAATTTCAAACACAAGCAGTACCACATTGAACTGAGTAGACTTTTGGGTGTTTTGAATATAGTCATGACCCACTTGGGTCACGTCCCCATCAACATTGTTTGCAGTTTGGGAATGGGGCTTAGGGTGGGACGACATACCAGTGACCCTCCAGATAGATATTTAGGTTAGAGTTAGATTAGGTTTGCTTAGAATAGATTTAGGTTTCTGAGCTTAAAATTATGCAGATTTCACTGTGATTTTTGCTGGAATGATGAGGCGGAATTCTAGGTGAAGCCAGCCTGGAACCGTCCAGCACCCCTAACTACATCAATCCTAGGGACAATTCCGTAAATTCCACAGTACCCGATCGGGGAATTTCTCTTATCATACAAACCCTGCTTTCGGAACTGTGGTGGGATTAACGAACTGTTATAAACGCATTCAGTAATGTAGTGACGGGAAAAGTCAGTCGTCCTAGATTAAAAATTAGCCTTACTCCATCACTTCCCATCGATGGTTTAACCCAATTGCCCAACGCGCCCTCATTCACTAACCGATATTATTTGTCTGTGGGCTCGGGATCTAAAAGATAGGTCGGCAAACCATCGATCGTCCGCTGATTTTTCTCTGTCCAGTACTGATGTAAACCCTCTGTTCCTTTTTTCTCAGCCCAATGGATTAAGGACTGGCGCTCTCCCTGGTACTCATACAACGGGACACCCATGCCGCAGGAAGTTTGCACAGACTCGATCGTCAATTGAATAATCTGCCGGGTGCCGGGAACGGTGGGGAAATGCTCCATCAGCCTCGGCCAATGGGCATCCCGAGGTCGTACCACCTGCCCCGTGCCATACAGGCGCAAAATCCACGGCTTTTCAGTAAAACTGCAAAACATGATGGTCATGCGCCCATTTTCAATCAGGTGGGCGCTGGTTTCGTTGCCGCTGCCTGTGACATCTAGATAGGCTACGGTGTGGGCATCCAGAATCCGAAAAGTATCAATCCCCTTGGGAGAGAGATTAATTCGGCCTTGGTGAGGAGCTGTCGCTGTGAAAAAAAGATGCTGTTGCTGAATAAAATCTTGCAGTTCTTCAGTCAGCTCGGGATAAAACTTTGCCATGGTCAAGAGGTTGGAAGTGCAGAGTATAAGCGTAATGGAGCGTGGTACAAGCAGAAATTTGCCAGAGATGGCCCGATCGTCCGGATGGGCGATCGACCGCTATGAATCGTAAAAGCATCGTAGATCTACTGAGATTAGATCGGTAAGGCCGCAGTGACAACGCTTTCCATAACAATTATTTACCTTCAAATAATTGTCCTCAGAGATTTAATTGACCGATCAAAAAGAATCTGCTGACAAACTCAAGCTTGAAAGTGTCTAGTTGAAAGTGTCTAGTTGAAAATTTCTAGTTGAAAATTTGCATAAAGACGCCTCCCTAGCTCTAATGGAAATGAGACCGAATCCTACGATCACGCACCTTGAGGCTTGGCTGTTAATTAATTAGGCGTTGCGTTCTTCTGAAAATGCGAGTCATGGACATGCGATTTATGAAAATGCCATTCGTTGCAATTTGCCTGGTCGGAGCCGTAGTTCCGTGGATAGCGCCTGCCTTGGCTCAGTCGGATCTGTTGCGGCGGGGTGAAGTCTACAAAGTCGTCAACACGGTGCAGTTGTTGCCCAACAATCGTCCCGCCCGCAAAGCCTCGCTTCGGGATGTGCTGGCCCCTCGGGATGCCGTCAAAACGGGAAACCAGTCTCGATCGGAGTTGCTATTTAACGAAGGATCCCTCGCTCGCATCGGTTCAAACTCAATCTTCCGATTTACACCGGGAATGCGTAGTTTTTATCTGCGCCATGGCACTGCGCTTATTCTCAGCCCATCCCAGTCGATCGCAGCGGCTACCCAGGTGGAATTTCCTGGAGGCACAGTGGCTACCTTGCCCCCTGGGGATGGCACCGCCGTATCACCTGACCAACTGCAAATGGCCATGCTGATGGTGGTGGATGGCTCTAATCCGGAAAATCCCAAAGTCCAAATTCTTGCTTTGGCAGATATTGATCTAAAAATTACCAATATTAAAGGGGAAACCATCATCCTCAAGGGCGGTGAAATGCTGATGATTACCAACGGCAATTTCAGCCCAATTACGACGATTAATCTCAAGCTGTTGTATGGCTCGACGAATTTGGCCTTAGGTTTGGGCGAAGGCGATCGTCATACCACGGCGATCGCGGCTGAAGCGTTGGAAATTCAGAAGACGTTGAACTTAATTCGGCCTTCCACCTTGGCGGTTTTACGGCGACAGGCCGCAGTGGCGAAATCGCAAATTGAAGGCTTGTGTACGTTAAACGCTCGGGGCAATGCCAGTACCCTAGCCACCAACTGCATCACAACCACCACCGATGATCCCCTCTCGACCTACCAAAATAATCGGGATGTGACCACCGATCCCCCCCCTCGCGAACAGCCTCCGGTCATCGATCAACCCCCGCCAACGCCGCCTACTACTCCCCCGACGATACCGCCCGTCACACCGCCCATCACGCCGCCCACCACTCCCCCCACGACTAATCCCAACGTAACGGTGATTCTGGTGCCGCAACCCCAGCCGACGAACAATACCAATAACCAAACTCCAGTCATTCGCTAGTTCGCAGTGGGTTGCTTTGCCCTCCTGCCCCCACGCGGAGTCCTCTTGTTCACTGCTCAATACCAGTCTCAATACCAGTTCTCAATACCAGTCTCAATTTCAGTCCTGCCTCTGCCCCTCTTTGATGGCTCTGACCTATGCGCCCCTTTACTTTGATTTCCTCGTTGCTGAGTGTTTGGGCTGTGAATGGCCTAGCTGTTGCTGTAATGCCTGCGGCTGCGGGTGCCCAGGAAGCCGATTCCCTCCCGCCTACCCCTGAGACGGTTAATTCTTCACCCGTGCCCGATCCGATCGCGCTTTCATCTGCTAAACCGATCGTCCTTGCCCGATCGATCGCACAACCTGAAATCCAAGCGATCGCGCCAGAACCGGTTAAACCGACAACGCCATCAGGGATTACACCATCCAGTATTACGTCATCAGGTATCAGGCCATCAGGTATCAGGCCATCAGGTATCAGGCCATCAGGGGGTACGCCTTTGCCCCAGCCGCCGGTTGCCTCCCAAAAATTGTCATCTGAAGAGTGGTCATCTGAAGAATTGCCCACTGAAAAGTTTTTGTCAGAAAAGTTATTGCTTGAAAAGTCATCTTTCGAAAAATCGGAGGTGGTTGCCCAGGCCGTCGATCCGACCAATCCAACCCGTCCGGAGGAAGAGGATTTGCAACCGTTGGATGAATCGGATGTGCGATCGGAACTTGGAGACATTCAGCCCCTCCAACCGACCCAACCGGCAAAACCAACCCCATCCCCTCGGAAGCAACCCACGGTACAACTCTTGCTGCGATCGTCGGCGTTCACCAGTTCCAACATCACTTCGTTGCGGGATTTTGCACCCAGCGATACCGTGTTTGTCAATGGTGCAATGCTGCTGGCAACGCCAAAATTAGGTGACTCTACCCGTTTGATTGCCTTAGCGGGGGGTAATTTAGTGCGGTTTGCCAATCGAGGCGATTCCAATTACAACAGCGTTAATTTCAATGTCGCGATTCAGCAACGTCTAGCGCCAGGAACCTACGGTCAATTGGGCTGGGTACAGGAGAAGTTGTATAGATCGGACGGGGGCGATCGGCTGCTGCGGGATAACTCCCTGCAATTCATCCTGGGCAACCAAAGTCAAATCGGGAAAAAATTGCGGCTAGATACCTCCTACGAATTGCGGGCTAGCTTTGCCGATCCGGATGATCAAAGTCGGCTAAACCATACCTTGGGGGCTAGACTCCGTTATGACATCACTCCCCAGTTACAAGGTGCTTTGGACTATCGCCTCAGCTTCAAAGACTATACCCAGGTCGATCGTTTTGACACAGAGCATCAAGTCAGTGCCATGGCGATTTACAACCTGAGTCGGGATGTGTTTGTTGCAGGGAATGTGTCTTATTTATTTGGTCGATCGTCGAACTCTGATAACAATCCCAATAACCTCTCCATTGGCGTTAGTTTGGGTGTTAACATTCCACTGTTTTAACGGATTGTCCTGACGGCTTCAATCAACGTCAATGTTTCCATCGCAATCTTGTGCTTGCGCATTTATCGTTTATCTAGCTGCATTGAACTAGCCGCATTGAACTAGCTGTATTGAACGATAGGTTCCGATCGTGATCGCATTCGATCGCTACAGATTCTGATACCAAGCCGTCAGGGCAACGGCCAATCCGTCGGCAGCATCATCCGGTTTCGGAATGGTTTCTAGCTGGAGTTCCCTGGCTACGGCTTCCTGGACAGCATACTTCTCGGCGTTCCCATAACCCGTTAGTGCTTGCTTGATTTGCGCAGGTGTAAATTCCACCAAAGGTAGATTGTGTTGCGCCAACACTAATAAAATGACGCCCCGTGCTTGGGCGACAAGGATGGTGTTGCCCATCTTGTAGAAAAACAGTTTTTCGATCGCCACTAAATCGGGTTGCATCGCGTCGATTAACAGATGCAGATCGTCATACAACGTAATTAGTCGTTGTCCGAGTTCCTGTCCCGCCGTGGTGCGTACAACCCCATAGTCCACGACCGTGACGACGGCTGCTTGGCGTTGATAGGCGGGTTGGCAGTCCAAGGCTCCAAATCCTAAGGTTGCTAATCCAGGATCCAAACCTAGGATCCGTTGTGTTGCCGAGTTTGTCGTTGCCGATTGCGCCATGGAATAAATTTTGCTCTTTTGATCGAATAGGGAGTTGAATGAGTAACATTAGAAGGGATAGTGCATCTTAAAAGACTTGCTGATGCGTGCTTGACCTGACAAGATCATTGGTAAGGCTCAGACATAAGACTTAAAGCTGCGGTCTATTCCATGTTTTCTTCGCCTAAAGTTCCGTTGGATGTTAACTTCCACCACTGCTGAATTAAACAGTTAATGAAGTTAAATTCACTCAGGTTTCAATTGATGACTCTATTGATCTATTTTTTATAGTGATTTCTTCCTAAACTGATAACTATTTATGTATTAATTGATTAACGTTCCTTATCTTTCTGTTTCTCATAACTGCTGACTGGCTCAAGATTGAATCTAATTATCATTCCTGTTTTTCGTCCTGCTTGTCTCATCGCGACACCCTGCTTTGTGAGATTGCATGAATCACTCACCTTTTGCTAAACCCACCAAGGTCGATCGCATCCTCGTCGTAGATGACTCTGCGGATAACAGTTTTCTGATTCAGAGTTTGCTGCAAGAAGAAGGCTATCACATTGATATCGCAGAAAACGGACAGGAAGCGCTGCTCAAAATTGAGACTTGGCAACCCGATCTGATTCTTTTAGATGTCATGATGCCCGTGATGGATGGCTATGAAGTGACCCGTCGCGTTCGGCAGAATACGGCTTTGCCGTTTATTCCCATTTTGTTAATTACGGCCTACGATCAACTCAGTGTGGCACGGGGCTTGGATATTGGAGCGGATGATTTTATTCGGAAGCCCGTAGAATTTGATGAACTGCTGGCGCGGGTGCGATCGCTGCTGCGCTTGAAGCACAGTGTAGATGAGCGGGATCAAATTGCCCGTCAGCGGGAGGACTTTGTGTCGCGGCTGACCCACGATTTGCGCACGCCCTTGGTGGCTGCCGATCGCATGTTGAGTTTGCTGTCCCAAGGGGTTATGGGGGAGTTGTCCCCGGATATCTTGGAAGCGATCGAGATCATGAGTCGCAGCAACAATAACTTGCTGACGCTAGTCAACACTCTTTTAGAAGTCTATCGCTATGAGGCGGGTCGCAAAACCTTAAACTTTTCCCCGGTGGACTTGCCGGGGTTAGCTCAAGATGTGGTTAAGGAGCTGTCACCTCTGGCGATCGATAAAGGGTTGCATCTGGATACCACAGAGATTCCTGACCAGGATGCCATGCTCTTAGTCAAGGGCGATCGACTAGAACTGTATCGAGTTTTGACGAATCTAATTGGCAATGCCATCAAATTTACCGATGCTGGCTCCGTCAAAGTGACCGTTACAGTAACCCCAGCTGCGCCCCTTTCCACAGATGGGCTGCGTCCCATGATTCAAGTGGCAGTGGAGGATACCGGCCAAGGGATCCCGCCGGAAGAACAGGCTTCACTCTTTGAAAGTTTTGTGCAAGGCAAACACAAAAAATCGGGTAGTGGCTTGGGACTGCACCTGACGCGGCGAATTGTGGAAGCCCATCAAGGCCAGATTAAGGTGAAATCTCAGGTAGGCCAAGGCAGTGTGTTTACGGTACTGCTTCCCGCTTATTAGATTGCTTCCCGCCTATGAGACTACTTCCTGCCTTTAGATGGCTATCCTTCCATAAAAAAATGCCTCCGGCTTTCTGTGCTTGAAAGAACGCTGGAGGCATTGAGATGAACTTAGAGATAAACTGATGGGTTAGATAAACGGTGCGTCCCCAGGCGCGGTCGAGTTCGCCCTTCAACCGGGTTAGCTGTTTAGCTTTTTCGCGACCAATTGGTTGGTGAGCTTGGGATCAGCTTTCCCGCCAGTCTTTTTCAGCACCTGGCCGACAAAGAAGCCCAGCATTTTGGTCTTACCGCCCTTGTATTGCTCCAGTTCGTTGGGGAAGGCTGCAATCACTTCATCGATCGCGGCTTCAATCACCGCTGGATCGGAAATTTGGATCAAGCCTTTTTTCTCAACCAGCGCCTTGGGAGACCCACCGTTTTCCAGCAGTTCCGGCAGGATGTCCTTCCCAATCTTGTTGCTGATGGTACCACCTTCAATCAAGTTAACCAGTTCCGCCAAGTCCTGCGGTGCAAGCTTCAGATCCGCGATCGTCATCCCCGTATTGGCGTTCAGGTAAGCACTGATATCTCCCATAATCCAGTTGGCGGCTGGTTTTGCAGGGGCTCCCGCAGCCACGGTTTGCTCAAAGTAAGTGGCAATGGACTGGTCATCCGTCAACACGCGGGTGTCGTAGGGGGAGAGTCCCAGATCTTCCTGATAGCGATGCCGCTTTTGCACAGGGAGTTCCGGCAGTTCCGATCGCCAATGCTCCCGCTGGGTGTCAGCGACTTCGATCGGCCCTAAATCGGGTTCTGGGAAGTAGCGATAGTCGCTCGATCCTTCCTTGACGCGCATGGTGCGGGTGGCTTGGGATCCTTCATCCCACAGCCGCGTTTCTTGGATAATCGGTTCTCCCGCTTCCACCGCCGCAATTTGCCGTTCGATCTCATAGTCGATCGCCCGTTGGATGGCGTTGAAGGAGTTCATGTTTTTAATCTCGACCTTGGTGCCGAAGGTTGTACTGCCCACAGGTCGGATGGAGATGTTGACATCGCACCGCAGGGATCCTTCCTGCATGTTGCCGTCGCTAACGCCGAGATAGCGGACAATCCGCCGGATCTCTTGGGCATATTCCGCCGCTTCTTGGCCCGATCGGATATCCGGCTCCGAGACAATCTCAATCAACGGCACCCCAGCCCGGTTGTAGTCCACTAGAGAAAACGTTGACCCTGCCAGCCGATCGCTGCCCCCATGGACCAACTTTCCGGCGTCTTCTTCCATGTGCAGACGGGTAACCCCGATTTTTTTGCGGGTAGAGGTACCGGATTTTTTGTCGTAGAGTTCA from Alkalinema sp. FACHB-956 includes these protein-coding regions:
- a CDS encoding TIGR04283 family arsenosugar biosynthesis glycosyltransferase; this encodes MSLFEQGLQPTSERISVIIPTLNEAVCLGKTLEILQAASTQDIEVIVVDGGSTDRTVEIAQAAGCKVIRSTPGRAQQMNMGAAQASGEILLFLHGDTQLPQQFDRLICETLDRKSVIAGAFELKIEGSQWGLRWVEWGVKWRSSMFQLPYGDQALFLRADLFRNLGGFPALPIMEDFVLVRQLRKRGRLAIVPASVLTSGRRWQTLGILQTTLWNQVMILGFYLGIPPERLKAWYRRDRSRRDADHPGG
- the gatB gene encoding Asp-tRNA(Asn)/Glu-tRNA(Gln) amidotransferase subunit GatB — protein: MTAATPVKTQYEAIIGLETHCQLSTETKIFSDSSTVFGAPPNTHIDPVCMGLPGVLPVLNQKVLEYAVKAGLALNCTIAPYSKFDRKQYFYPDLPKNYQISQYDLPIAEHGWIEIELYDKKSGTSTRKKIGVTRLHMEEDAGKLVHGGSDRLAGSTFSLVDYNRAGVPLIEIVSEPDIRSGQEAAEYAQEIRRIVRYLGVSDGNMQEGSLRCDVNISIRPVGSTTFGTKVEIKNMNSFNAIQRAIDYEIERQIAAVEAGEPIIQETRLWDEGSQATRTMRVKEGSSDYRYFPEPDLGPIEVADTQREHWRSELPELPVQKRHRYQEDLGLSPYDTRVLTDDQSIATYFEQTVAAGAPAKPAANWIMGDISAYLNANTGMTIADLKLAPQDLAELVNLIEGGTISNKIGKDILPELLENGGSPKALVEKKGLIQISDPAVIEAAIDEVIAAFPNELEQYKGGKTKMLGFFVGQVLKKTGGKADPKLTNQLVAKKLNS
- a CDS encoding type 1 glutamine amidotransferase, whose translation is MERQQQRQQLRLLLLQIRDQPRVRAEEIASFARYTGLEQSQIDILNVFDTPEFPASAADGYDGLFVGGASEASVLEPEIYRFLQPSQQLLLRCLEIEMPVFASCFGFQLATVALGGTIIRDDRDFEMGTIPIQLTETASQDPLFHDAPDPFMAVAVHRERAIVAPEGCQPLAYTSACCHAFRVEGKPFWAFQFHPEVDRATLVQRLTIYKQAYTDNDDHLQQVLDSAVETPDSNDFLAKFVDRILLDRSGH
- a CDS encoding outer membrane beta-barrel protein is translated as MRPFTLISSLLSVWAVNGLAVAVMPAAAGAQEADSLPPTPETVNSSPVPDPIALSSAKPIVLARSIAQPEIQAIAPEPVKPTTPSGITPSSITSSGIRPSGIRPSGIRPSGGTPLPQPPVASQKLSSEEWSSEELPTEKFLSEKLLLEKSSFEKSEVVAQAVDPTNPTRPEEEDLQPLDESDVRSELGDIQPLQPTQPAKPTPSPRKQPTVQLLLRSSAFTSSNITSLRDFAPSDTVFVNGAMLLATPKLGDSTRLIALAGGNLVRFANRGDSNYNSVNFNVAIQQRLAPGTYGQLGWVQEKLYRSDGGDRLLRDNSLQFILGNQSQIGKKLRLDTSYELRASFADPDDQSRLNHTLGARLRYDITPQLQGALDYRLSFKDYTQVDRFDTEHQVSAMAIYNLSRDVFVAGNVSYLFGRSSNSDNNPNNLSIGVSLGVNIPLF
- a CDS encoding collagen-like protein: MNDNNPPNANHNEPDNLSKTNQSGSAGHDLIQVGRDYVQYLNYHVEQGHWGTLIANFAVVGVMAYGLLNGLLGSAAVATQIFSKSSTHPLAMRETTCDRITAEFNALSNKLTQLETTIQTTPTAKGEKGEKGDPGPRGPKGDRGQPGVKGEKGDPGTQGIQGPPGEKGDPGVQGPPGEKGDKGDPGQDAPQVRTVQPPG
- the ruvC gene encoding crossover junction endodeoxyribonuclease RuvC, with translation MAQSATTNSATQRILGLDPGLATLGFGALDCQPAYQRQAAVVTVVDYGVVRTTAGQELGQRLITLYDDLHLLIDAMQPDLVAIEKLFFYKMGNTILVAQARGVILLVLAQHNLPLVEFTPAQIKQALTGYGNAEKYAVQEAVARELQLETIPKPDDAADGLAVALTAWYQNL
- a CDS encoding BlaI/MecI/CopY family transcriptional regulator; its protein translation is MTGLPNYRPRQLSLGPLEQEILNIVWDLGTATVKDVHQRILKDPDRELAYTSVTTVLKRLTNKGWLTCKKDNKIHVWSALITREQARSLQAYEQLNRFLSVGNVDMVAAFADELDQTSLEKLDAIAQRLREIRQQREG
- a CDS encoding pyridoxamine 5'-phosphate oxidase family protein — translated: MAKFYPELTEELQDFIQQQHLFFTATAPHQGRINLSPKGIDTFRILDAHTVAYLDVTGSGNETSAHLIENGRMTIMFCSFTEKPWILRLYGTGQVVRPRDAHWPRLMEHFPTVPGTRQIIQLTIESVQTSCGMGVPLYEYQGERQSLIHWAEKKGTEGLHQYWTEKNQRTIDGLPTYLLDPEPTDK
- a CDS encoding hybrid sensor histidine kinase/response regulator — encoded protein: MNHSPFAKPTKVDRILVVDDSADNSFLIQSLLQEEGYHIDIAENGQEALLKIETWQPDLILLDVMMPVMDGYEVTRRVRQNTALPFIPILLITAYDQLSVARGLDIGADDFIRKPVEFDELLARVRSLLRLKHSVDERDQIARQREDFVSRLTHDLRTPLVAADRMLSLLSQGVMGELSPDILEAIEIMSRSNNNLLTLVNTLLEVYRYEAGRKTLNFSPVDLPGLAQDVVKELSPLAIDKGLHLDTTEIPDQDAMLLVKGDRLELYRVLTNLIGNAIKFTDAGSVKVTVTVTPAAPLSTDGLRPMIQVAVEDTGQGIPPEEQASLFESFVQGKHKKSGSGLGLHLTRRIVEAHQGQIKVKSQVGQGSVFTVLLPAY